Proteins found in one Primulina eburnea isolate SZY01 chromosome 16, ASM2296580v1, whole genome shotgun sequence genomic segment:
- the LOC140816491 gene encoding uncharacterized protein — protein sequence MKSLSGVGLGLSLVFGCLLVALVGELYYLLWWKKRRICEKTHGNGDQIPPRKNSSYMLCCWIKATQELCSSSILVHEPQANPSKDFVGFTPFGEGSLENFSGPPRYLFTIAEETKEDLESEDGIIRNSKNSTSRASLGDFLHIMETPFLTPVASSPYFTPPLTPSNSYDKQNFGPFFESKSDAAFNKLRSSPPPKFKFLRDAEEKLVRRRKLLEEIEKGVPRKDHKSVSSSSMCHKDEENGSFITIIVANGQEEDISKHIDQDKQEMGRSRMKHSNSKQG from the coding sequence ATGAAATCCTTGAGTGGAGTGGGGCTTGGTTTGAGCCTGGTTTTTGGGTGTCTTTTAGTTGCTTTAGTGGGGGAGCTCTACTATCTCCTATGGTGGAAAAAGAGGAGGATTTGCGAGAAAACCCATGGAAACGGTGACCAAATCCCACCAAGAAAAAACTCCTCCTACATGCTTTGCTGTTGGATCAAGGCAACTCAAGAATTGTGCTCTTCTTCCATTCTTGTGCACGAGCCACAAGCAAATCCAAGCAAAGATTTCGTGGGGTTCACCCCTTTTGGTGAAGGAAGCTTGGAGAATTTCTCCGGCCCACCGAGATATCTCTTCACAATCGCAGAAGAAACGAAAGAAGATTTGGAATCAGAAGATGGGATCATCAGGAACAGCAAGAATTCCACAAGTAGAGCGAGTTTGGGCGATTTCCTTCACATCATGGAGACCCCATTCTTGACCCCTGTTGCCTCTTCACCCTACTTCACCCCTCCTTTGACCCCATCAAACAGTTACGATAAGCAAAATTTCGGGCCATTCTTCGAGTCGAAAAGTGATGCAGCGTTCAACAAGTTGAGGTCTTCTCCACCTCCCAAGTTCAAGTTCTTGAGGGATGCCGAGGAAAAACTGGTTCGTAGGCGCAAATTGTTGGAAGAAATCGAAAAGGGTGTGCCACGAAAAGATCACAAGTCTGTTAGTTCATCATCGATGTGCCACAAAGACGAGGAAAATGGATCATTCATCACTATAATTGTTGCTAATGGCCAAGAAGAAGATATTAGCAAGCATATTGATCAAGATAAGCAAGAAATGGGCAGGAGCAGGATGAAGCACAGCAACAGCAAGCAGGGCTAG